One window from the genome of Gammaproteobacteria bacterium encodes:
- a CDS encoding glycosyltransferase → MRVLVVTNDFPPSPGGIQRYVGDLLRHVPWEVHVAAPSHPEAFSDTLVSRYERALTPTRRVATWIAGQIEEHRCDMVLYAALPLALLGPGVAERTGVPYALFLHGAEVTIPAAVPGVRRRYGRAVRGAAVRLAVSRYTKRRVEERFDVPVVWAGAGVDIDIFSPGPVEHEGFVVGCVGRFVRRKGHAEVLRVVSSLRAEGLPARSIMVGWGPREQYLRRIARRSQVPTEFMVRVSRTALAGAYHEMDVFAMPVRSRWAGLEVEGLGLVYLEAAASGLPVIAGSSGGAPETVDNGRTGFVVESRSQLTSALRTLQADPDLAADMGSAGRARVAELFTWPAVVARIDPQLREAANG, encoded by the coding sequence GCTGCGGCACGTTCCATGGGAGGTACACGTTGCTGCTCCATCTCATCCAGAGGCTTTCTCCGACACTCTGGTTTCCCGCTACGAGCGGGCTCTGACGCCAACACGGAGGGTCGCAACCTGGATCGCCGGGCAGATTGAGGAGCATCGGTGCGACATGGTGCTCTACGCGGCGCTTCCACTTGCCCTACTCGGACCAGGCGTCGCGGAACGCACCGGGGTGCCGTACGCGCTGTTTCTGCATGGGGCAGAGGTCACCATTCCCGCTGCGGTGCCGGGTGTTCGAAGGCGTTATGGGAGAGCGGTACGCGGTGCCGCTGTGCGACTTGCGGTGAGCCGGTATACGAAGCGACGTGTCGAAGAGCGATTCGACGTACCCGTTGTCTGGGCGGGTGCGGGAGTGGACATCGACATCTTCTCACCCGGACCCGTCGAGCACGAAGGCTTCGTTGTCGGGTGTGTGGGGAGATTCGTGCGACGAAAGGGCCATGCCGAGGTCCTACGGGTGGTCTCCTCGTTGAGGGCGGAAGGACTGCCGGCACGATCGATAATGGTCGGGTGGGGTCCGAGAGAGCAATACCTGCGACGCATCGCTCGCCGGTCTCAGGTTCCGACCGAGTTCATGGTCCGAGTCTCGCGAACCGCACTCGCCGGCGCGTATCACGAAATGGATGTCTTTGCGATGCCGGTCCGCTCGCGTTGGGCAGGTCTCGAAGTCGAAGGTCTCGGACTCGTGTACCTGGAGGCAGCGGCAAGCGGACTTCCCGTCATCGCCGGCAGCAGCGGGGGAGCACCGGAGACCGTGGACAATGGGCGGACAGGCTTCGTCGTGGAGAGCCGCTCGCAGTTGACCTCAGCCCTGCGAACGCTCCAGGCGGATCCTGATCTTGCCGCCGACATGGGCTCTGCCGGCCGTGCCAGGGTGGCCGAACTCTTCACATGGCCGGCAGTGGTGGCCCGTATCGACCCACAACTTCGCGAGGCCGCAAATGGATGA
- a CDS encoding septum formation inhibitor Maf has product MDETLVLASGSPRRHELLTMAGVRHMVDVPEIDETALAGESADAYTARLARAKAAAVAARHPGFWTLGADTVVVVDGRIVGKPGDAAEAEMMLEAMAGRRHEVITAVALVRGSVVEERSSTTSVWMRPFDREIIRSYVATGEPMDKAGAYAAQGVGTILIDHIDGDFFTIMGLPLNAVMEMLRSVEFEAV; this is encoded by the coding sequence ATGGATGAGACGCTAGTGCTCGCCTCGGGGTCGCCGCGACGACATGAGCTGCTCACGATGGCCGGTGTTCGACATATGGTCGATGTTCCCGAGATCGATGAGACAGCATTGGCAGGCGAGTCGGCGGACGCCTACACCGCACGTCTCGCCAGAGCCAAGGCCGCTGCGGTGGCTGCTCGCCATCCCGGATTCTGGACGCTCGGCGCAGACACGGTGGTCGTTGTCGATGGCCGCATCGTGGGCAAGCCGGGTGACGCCGCCGAGGCCGAGATGATGCTCGAGGCAATGGCCGGGAGGCGACACGAGGTGATCACGGCCGTCGCACTCGTTCGCGGCTCCGTGGTCGAAGAGCGATCGAGTACGACTTCGGTGTGGATGAGACCGTTCGATCGGGAGATCATCCGCTCCTATGTGGCCACCGGTGAGCCGATGGACAAAGCCGGTGCCTATGCGGCCCAGGGCGTCGGCACCATCCTGATCGACCACATCGACGGCGACTTCTTCACGATCATGGGGCTACCACTCAACGCGGTGATGGAGATGCTGCGATCCGTCGAGTTCGAGGCCGTCTGA
- a CDS encoding metalloregulator ArsR/SmtB family transcription factor, translating into MVIGRPGIIEPNPVPLSEKELAAKVFRTLGDATRLEIVEMLLDGPRYQKEIVDAVGLSQGQVSHHLSCLTWCGLISAERKGRPVEYRIADPRVVAMVDMAKALLEHSTGDICSCRIVDEEPGE; encoded by the coding sequence CTGGTCATCGGACGCCCCGGCATCATCGAACCGAACCCCGTCCCGCTATCTGAGAAGGAACTCGCGGCAAAGGTCTTCCGGACGCTTGGTGATGCCACGCGACTCGAGATCGTCGAGATGCTCCTGGATGGTCCCCGATACCAGAAGGAAATCGTCGATGCGGTCGGCCTGTCCCAGGGGCAGGTCTCACATCACCTGTCGTGCCTCACCTGGTGCGGACTGATCTCGGCTGAACGGAAAGGCCGGCCCGTCGAGTACCGGATCGCGGATCCGCGCGTGGTGGCCATGGTCGACATGGCGAAGGCGCTTCTGGAGCACAGCACAGGGGATATCTGCTCGTGCAGGATTGTCGACGAGGAGCCCGGCGAGTAA